The Thioalbus denitrificans DNA window CGCGTGCAGCCGGCGCACCATGGCCTTGAACTCCTTGATGCCGCCGTTGGCGGAGTAGCGCAGGTCGGGCACGAAGAAGCCGATGGAGTTGTAGCCCCAGTAGTTGCGCAGGCCGTGCTGGACCAGGTGGCGGTCGTCCACGAAGGCGTGCACGGGCATCAGCTCCACGGCGGTGATGCCGAGGCGCTTGAGGTAGTCGATGGCCGGGGCCGAGGCCAGCCCGGCGTAGGTGCCGCGCAGGGGCGGCGGGATCTCCGTGTTGAGCCGGGTGAAGCCCTTCACGTGCAGCTCGTAGATCACCGTGTCGTGCCAGGGAGTGCGCGGCGGGCGATCGTCGCCCCAGACGAAGGCGGGGTCGGCCACCCGCGCCTTGAGCATGGCCGCGGCGCTGTCGCGCCGATCGGCCGCCAGGTCGGCGCGCGCGTGGCCGACGCGGTAGCCGAACAGGGAGTCGTTCCAGCGCAGGGGGCCGGCCAGGTCCTTGGCGTAGGGGTCGAGCAGCAGCTTGCGCGGGTTGAAGCGGTGGCCGCGCCCGGGATCGTAGGGGCCGTGCACGCGGTAGCCGTAGACCAGTCCCGGCCGCCCCTCGGGCAGGTAGCAGTGCCACACCTGGTCGGTCTTCCAGCGCAAATCGACGGTCTCGACGATGCGCCGGCCGAGGGGATCGAACAGGCACAGCTCCACCCGCTCGGCGTGCTCGGAGAAGAGCGCGAAGTTGACCCCCTGCCCGTCCCAGGTGGCGCCCAGTGGATAGGGCTTCCCGGGCCAGACCTCCTGCTTGCGCGAGGACATGGCGCTTCAGCTCTCCCGCGGCTCAGGCATCGGCGCCCGGCACCCGCTCCAGGACGATGGCGGCCAGCGGCGGCAGGGTCAGCGCCAGGGAGTGGGGCCGCCCCATCCAGGGCGTCGGCTCCGCGGCCAGGGGGCCGGCGCCGTTGCCCAGGTTGCTGCCGCCATAGTAGGCGGAATCGGAGTTGAGGCGCTCCCGGTAGAGGCCCGCGGCCGGCACGCCGATGCGGTAGCCGTGGCGCGGCACGGGGGTGAAGTTGAGCACCACCACCAGGAAGTCGTCCCCGTCCTTGCGCAGGAAGCTCAGCACCGACTGGTCGGCGTCGTGGCAGTCGATCCACTCGATGCCCTCCCAGTCGAACTCGTGGCGATAGAGCGCCGGGGCGTTGTGATAGAGGCCGTTCAGATCCTTCACCAGCTGCCGCACGCCCTGGTGCAGCGGGTAGTCCAGCACGTACCAGTCGAGGGTCCGGGCGCTGTCCCACTCCAGCCCCTGGCCGAACTCGCAGCCCATGAACAGCAGCTTCTTGCCCGGGTGGAGGAACTGGTAGCTGTAGATGAGGCGCAGGTTGGCGAAGCGCTGCCACTCGTCGCCCGGCATCTTGTTCAGCATGGACTGCTTGCCGTGCACCACCTCGTCGTGGGAGAAGGGCAGCACGAAGTTCTCCGTGAAGGCGTAGAGCATGCTGAAGGTGAGCCGGTCGTGGTGGTACTTGCGGTGCACCGGGTCCTGGGAGAAGTACTCCAGGGTGTCGTTCATCCAGCCCATGTTCCACTTCATGTCGAAGCCGAGCCCGCCCAGGTGCACCGGGCGGCTCACCTGGGGCCAGGCGGTGGACTCCTCGGCGAACATGAGTATGCCCGGCTGGGCCTGGTGCACCACCGTGTTGAGCTGGCGCAAGAACCCGATGGCCTCCAGGTTCTCGCGGCCGCCGTAGCGGTTGGGCACCCAGTCGGTGCGCGAGTAGTCGAGGTAGAGCATGGAGGCCACCGCGTCCACCCGCAGCCCGTCGAGGTGGAACTCCTCGAGCCAGTAGAGGGCGTTGGAGAGGAGGAAGTTCTTCACCTCGTTGCGCCCGAAGTTGTAGATGAGGGTGGACCAGTCGAGATGCTCGCCGAGGCGCGGGTCCTCGTGCTCGTACAGCGCGCTGCCGTCGAAGCGGGCCAGCCCGTGGGCATCCTTCGGAAAGTGGGCGGGCACCCAGTCGAGAATCACGCCGATGCCGTTGCGGTGGCAGTGGTCCACGAACCAGCGGAAGTCGTCGGGGGTGCCGAAGCGGCTGGTGGGGGCGTAGTAGCCGGTGCTCTGGTAGCCCCAGGAGGGGTCGTAGGGGTGCTCGGTGATGGGCAGCAGCTCGATGTGGCTGAAGCCGAGCTCCTTCACGTAGGCCACCAGCTGCACCGCCAGCTCGCGGTAGCCGAGGAAATCCCCCTCCATGCCCCGCGCCCACGAACCCAGGTGCACCTCGTAGACGGACAGGGGCGCGTGCTGCCAGTCGCGCCGGCGGCGCTCCTCCAGCCACGCCCCGTCGTCCCAGGGATAGTCGCTCTCGGCGGTGACGATGGTGGCGGTGGCGGGGCGCAGCTCGAACTGCCGGCCGTAGGGATCGCTCTTCAGGAGGATGGCCCCGCTGTCGCGGTTGCGGATCTCGTACTTGTAGAAAGCGCCCGCATCGAGCCCGGGGATGAACAGCTCCCACACCCCGATGCCGCCCCGCACCCGCATGGGATGGCGGCGCCCGTCCCACTGGTTGAAGTCGCCCACCACGCTGACGCGCGCGGCGTTGGGCGCCCAGACGGAGAACAGCACCCCCGGCACCCCATCCACCTCGTGGACGCGGGAGCCGAGGAAGCGCCAGGCGTGCCAGTGGTTGCCCTCCCCGAACAGGTGCAGGTCGTAGTCGGAGAGCTGGGGCGGGAAGGCGTAGGGGTCGTGGGCGATATGCTCGCGGCGGGTCTCGTCCCGCCACACCAGGCGGTAGCGCTCGGGCACGCTGCCCGCCGGTCCGCGCCACTGGAACAGGTCGCTGTCGCCGACCCGCTCCATGGGGAGCCCGCCCTCGGCGATGGTCACCGCGGCGGCGCCGGGAATGAAGGCCCGGACGATCTCCCCGCTGCCGTCGGGGTGCCGGCCCAGGACCGCGAAGGGATCATGATGGGTCGCCTGGATGATGCGGAGCAGTTCGGTGTCGATGCTGAGGTCGGTCATGAAATCACTCCGGGAGTTTCCTTTCGTTATATCCAAGCAAGAATCGGGCAGAATCCGTTACAACAGTACGGGGAGACGCCCCGCCGCTCAGGCGTTCCTTTCCGCACCCTGCTCCGCCGGACTGTAATGGGTCGCCAGATCAACGGCATAGCCTCCCTCGCGCAGGTTCTCGAGCAGCTCCTGGATGTGCAGGTGACCACGGGTCTCCAGGGTGATGATCACCGCCGCCTGCTCCAGGGGCAGCTCGGTGAAGGTGCGCTGGTGGTCGATATGCACGATGTTGGCGCGGCTGGAGCCGACGATGCCGATGACCTCGGCCAGGGCGCCGGGCACGTCCCGCAGCGCCACCTTCAGCCGCACCAGCCGGCCGCTCTGCACCAGGCCGCGCTGGATGATGAGCGACAGCACCGGCAGGTCGATGTTGCCGCCGGAGAGGATCAGCCCCACCCGCCGGCCGGCGAACCGCTCCCGGTGCCGCAGCAGCGCCGCCAGACCCGCCGCGCCGGCCCCCTCCGTCACCGTCTTCTCCACCTCCAGCAGCAGCAGGACGGCCCGCTCGATGTCCGCCTCGTCCACCAGCAGTATCTCCCGCACCCGCTCGCGGACGATGGGCAGGGTCAGCCGGCCGGGCTGCTTCACCGCGATGCCCTCGGCCAGGGTGCTCAGGCCGAAACGGGGCGGCACGCCGCGCAGGGCGCTCCACAGGGCGGGAAACCGCCCCATCTCCACCCCGACAATCTCGATGCCCGGCCGGAGACCCTGGGCCGCCACCGCGTTGCCGGCGATGAGCCCGCCGCCGCCCACCGGCACCAGCAGCGTCTCCAGGTCCGGAAAGGCGGCCAGCATCTCCAGGGCCACCGTGCCCTGGCCGGCGATGACGCGGGGATCGTCGTAGGGGTGCACCAGGGTGAGGCCCCGCTCCCCGGCCAGGCGCCGGGCCAGCTCCGCCGCGTCGTCGAAGCTCTCGCCGGCGAGGATCACCTCGGCGCCGAAGGCCCGCGTGTGCTCCACCTTGTTGGTGGGGGTGAAGCGGGGCATGACGATGACCGCGAAGATCCCCAGCCGCTGGGCGTGGTAGGCCACCGCCTGGGCGTGGTTGCCGGCCGACATGGCGATGACCCCCGCGCGCCGCTCCTCCGCGCCCAGGGACTGCAGTTTCACCAGCGCCCCGCGCTCCTTGAACGAGGCGGTGAACTGGAGGTTCTCGAACTTGAGCACCACCTCCGCGCCGGTGAGCTCCGAGAGCACCCGCGAATGGACGCAGGGCGTCTCCACCACGCTCCCGCGCAGCGCCTCGGCGGCGGCGCGGACATCATCCAGGCTGATTGGGCTCATGGATTAACGATAGCTGATGCGAAACCCAGGCGGGAGTGGGGAATCCTTGGTTGAGGGGTTATGGGGGTTCCGTGTTCCGTGTTCCGTGTTCCGTGTTCCGTGTTCCGTGTTCCGTGTTCCGTGTTCCGTGTTCCGTGTTCCGTGTTCCGTGTTCCGTTTCCAGTGTGTCGGGTTCGTGGAGGTTAATGGATCGGGATGGTAGGTGCGAATTCATCCGTACACCGGCGTCGGATTCCCGCCACTCACACGAAATCATCCATCACCCATAACCGCCTTCTCCGCCAGCACCATGTAGTTCACGCCCATGTAGCCGGTGAGGTGGAGGCTCCGGGTGAAGGGGTTGACGCGCACGCCGCTGCGGTCGGTGACGGCGAGGCCGCCGGCGGCCAGCAGCCGTTCCGTCTCGGCGGGCTTCACGAAGCGGCGCCACTGGTGGGTGCCGCGTGGCGGCTCTGCACGCGCAGGAGGTACTCGGCGCCGACGATGGCGAACAGCCAGCTCACGGGGGTGCGGTTGAGGGTGGCGACGCTCATCACCCCGCCCGGGCGCACCAGGGCGCAGCAGGCGGCCATGAAGCCGGGCAGGTCGGCCACGTGCTCCACCACCTCCATGTTCAGCACCGCGTCGTACTGCGCCCCCTCCGCCGCCAGCGCCTCGGCGGTCTGCAGCCGGCAGTCCACCGCGAGCCCGCCCTCCTGCGCGTGCAGAGCCGCCACGCGGATGTTCTTCTCCACCACGTCGATGCCGGTGACCGCCGCGCCGAGCCGGGCCATGGACTCGCTGAGGATGCCGCCGCCGCAGCCGATGTCCAGCACCCGCACCCCGGCGAGCGGCGCCCCGGCCGCCCCGCCGCCGAGGCGGGCGGCGATGCGCTCCCGCAGCCATGCCACCCGGACTTCGTTCAGCCGGTGCAGGGGCCAGAAGGGACCCCCCGCGTCCCACCAGGTGTGGGCGAGGCGGGTGTAGTAGGCCACTTCACCGGGATCGATGCTGGTTCCACTCATGGGGCGCTCCTGGGATCGGCTGACACTAGTGTACTGCGCCACTCTTGGAGGTACTTTCAGAGCCCCCCGAAAGCGCCAGGACAAGGCGCAGTGCACTAGCACATGGGACCGCGGCACGGAGGGGATGTTCTGCCGCGGGGCGGGGGGTCAGCCGTTGAAGGCCGCGTCCGAGTCCAGCCAGGCCTCCTCTTCCGGCGTGCACGGGCGGCCGAGGATGGCGTTGCGGTGGGGGAAGCGCCCGAAGCGGCGCACGATGTCGCGGTGGTGGCGGGCCCACTTCAGGCTGTCCGCGAGCCCGGCCGCCTCGTACAGCGCCACCGAGCGGTCCTGGTCGGCCAGTAATTCGCTGTGCATGAACGGCAGGTAGAGGAACGCCTTGCCGGCGGCGTCGAGCGCCGCGTCGAAGCCCCGGGCGATGGCCCGCTCCGCCACGGCCCGGGAGGCGGCCTCGGTGAGGAAGCTCTCGGGGCGGCCGCGGAACATGTTGAGGGGGAACTGGTCGAGGACGACCACCAGCGCCAGCGCGCCGGCGGGGGTCCCCTCCCAGTGCGCGAGCGCACCCACGGCGGCGGCCTCCCAGGTGGCGCGGAAGGCCGCCTCCACCTCCCGGTCGAAGGCGGGCGTGGAGTCGAACCAGCGGGGCCGGGTCTCCGGGGCGAACCAGAACGCCAGCACCGCCTCGGGCGTGGCCTCCGCCCCGGTCGCGGTGCGGGTCATTTGCCGCCCTTGCCCGCTCCGCCCTCCGGGTCCTCGTCGCCCCCGTCGAGCAGCCGGCGCATCTCCGCGAAGCGCTCCTTCTCCGCCTTGCCCACCCTGGGGTAGGCGAGGCCCAGGCGCTTGAGGTTCTCGACGATGATCTCCGCCACCTGCAGCCGCATGAAGGGCTTGTCGTCGGCGGGGATGGCGTACCACGGCGCCCAGGGGCGCGAGGTGGCGGCCAGGGCGTCCTCGTAGGCGGCCATGTAGGCGTCCCAGTGGCTGCGCTCGGCCACGTCGTTGGAGGAGAACTTCCAGTTCTTGTGGGGCTCGTCGATGCGCGACAGGAACCGTCGCCGCTGTTCCCCGGGGGAGACGTTGAGCCAGAACTTCAGGATCACGGTGCCGTTGCGGGCCAGGTGCTCCTCGTGCTCGCGGATGGAGGCGTAGCGGGCCTTCCAGAGATTCTCGAGATCGCCGGGCACCGAGGGCAGGCGCTGGGCGGCGAGGTACTCCGGGTGCACCCGCACCACCAGCACCTCCTCGTAGTAGCTGCGGTTGAAGATGCCGATGCGTCCGCGCTCGGGCAGCCGCCGGGCGGTGCGCCAGAGGAAGTCGTGGTCCAGCTCCTCGGCGCTCGGCGCCTTGAAGTTGGAGACCTGGCAGCCGGCGGGGTTGACGCCGCTCATCACCGCGCGGATGGTGCTGTCCTTGCCGGCGGCGTCCATGGCCTGGAACACCAGCAGCAGGCTGTGGCTGTCCTCGGCGTAGAGCATGCGCTGGAGATCGTCCAGCTCCTTGATGCAGCCCTTGAGCCGCTTCCGGCACTCGGACTTGCCCGGCGCATCCCCGGGCGGCTCGGTGGCGGCCTTCGCCACCCGGAAGCGGCCGTTGTAGGGAACCCGCCAGGGGCTGCCGGCGGCCTCAAACATGGGAGATGTCCAGCGCCAGCACCCCGGAGGTATTGCGGTCGTAGACCAGGCGCCCGGACTCGAGGCGCGCCTGGCGGGTGAGGACGTGGCTGGTGCTCTCCCCGGGCTCCAGCAGGTGGGTGATCTCCACCCCCCGCAGCATCAGCCAGTCGGCGATGAAGGCGCGATGGCAATGCTCGGGCCTGCGCTCGGCGCAGAGAATCGCGGTGGGCGCCTCGGCCGCCTCGGTGAGCAGCCGTTCGGCGGCGGCGCCGAAGACCGGCGTATCCATGTAGTCGGCGTAGCCGCGGAAACCAGGTTCCTCCAGGGCCTGGTGCGGAGAGCCCGGCCGGGGCCGGCGCATGCCGCCGAGCTCGCGCCCGGCCCAGCGGTAGCCGATGCCCCGTTCGGCGAGCGCGGCCTGGAGGGATTCCCGTACGAACTGGGGGTGCCGGCGCGAGATCGGCCAGGCGCGCACATCCACCAGGTTGCGGATGCCGGCCTCCGTGAGCAGGTGGAGCAACTCGCCGAGATCGCGGTTGCTGTGACCCACGGTGTACAGCTTCAGATTGTATTGTGTCGTCATCTGGCAGCCGCCTCCTGCGGTCATAATGGTCTGGTTTCTCCCTGGAGAGACAATTTACAGTCTTTCATGAGGTTATAACCACAAAGCAGGTAAAATTTCGTTAACGGGTTGGCAACCGGGCCGGCACCGGTGAGAATGCGGGTAGCCACTCCCCCGCCCCCGGAAGTCCCGTGATCGAAGCCGCCCTCGTACCCATCGACCGCCTCAACGACTACGACTACGACTTCGACCCCGCCGCCCGCGCCATCATCGACCGCGCCCGCGGACTGGTGGCCGAGTCGGGCGGCGGGCGACTGACCACCAGCTTCCTGCTCATGGCCATGGTGGAGCGCGCCGAGGCTGACCCTGATCACCCCCTGCGCTTCCTCTCCGAGGCGGTGCTCCACCCGGAGCCCTGGGCCTATCGGGGTGTGACCGCCGCCTACGTCGGGTGGTTCCGCGGCAGCAACCGCCCGGCCGCGGGCGAGCCCGCCCGACCCGCCGTGGCCGACACCCTGGCCCCCTACGTTCCCGGCACCCTGGAGCTGGCCGCCCGCCTCGCCGCCGACACCGGCGCCGGGGCCATCGGGCCCGAACACCTCCTCGCCGCCCTGCTGGTCTACCGGCCCGCCGACGAGAGCGGCATCCAGCCCGGCGCCCAGTACCTGCTGTCCCAGTTCGACCCGGGACCGGCCGCCATCGCCGCGGGGCTGCGCGCCGCCCTGGGGCCCGGGGCCCCCGCCCCCCTGGCGGAGATGCTGCGGGCCGCCATGGGGGACGCCTGACCGGAACCGTCCGGGCCGGGCGCCGGATATGGGCACCCGCACACAAAATGTAACCTTGTTCAGACCACGGGCCGTGTAGGATGCAGGTTAGGATGGATTTCGGTACAACCATCTGAACTGCATGAAAAAGCCACCGAACCTCGGTGTCGCTCCCAATCGGGTGGCCGGGTGATATCGGACGAAGGCGCTGTCCCGCCGGGGCGGTTGAAGGAGCCAGTAACAGTCCATGGGCGTTTTCACCGGATTGCTGCACAATGCCACCCTCCTCATCTCGCTGGCGATGCTGCACAGCCTGGTCCTGTCGCGCCTGCCCGTCGACACGCCCACGCGGCGGCTGGTAAGCGGCCTGCTGTTCGGAACGGCGGCGGTGCTGGGCATGACCCAGTCGGTTCAGCTGCTGCCGGGCGTGGTGTTCGACGGCCGCTCCGTCGTGCTGAGCATGGCGGGACTGTTCGGCGGCCCGACGGTCGCCGCCATCACCACGGTCATGTCCGTTGCCTACCGGATACTCCTGGGCGGCGCGGGCATGAGCGTCGGCACGGGCGTCATCATCACCTCGGCGGCCATCGGGGTTCTCGGCCATATCCTGAGATCCCGGGGTCGACTGGAGCTGGGGCCGGCGAGCCTGTTCCTGATCGGCATCATCGTCCATCTCGGCGTGCTCGCCTGGATGCTGGCCCTGCCGGAGCCGATCCGCTGGCAGGTGCTCAAGGCCATCAGCCTGCCGATGATGCTCACTTTCCCACTGGCGACCCTGCTGTTCGGCGCCCTGCTGCTGCTGGTGGAGAACTCGAACCGGTCGATTGCAGCGCTGCGTGACGCCCACGAGAACCTGGAGCGGCAGGTCGAGGAGCGCACCGCGGAACTGGCCCGGGCGAATGAGCACCTCCTGGAGCTGGATCGCCTCAAGTCCCTGTTCATCGCCTCCATGTCCCACGAGCTGCGCACGCCGCTGAACTCGATCATCGGCTTCACCGGCATGATGCTGCAGGAGATCCCCGGCCCCATCAACGCCAGGCAGCGGGACTACCTGGAGCGGGTGTCCGGCTCGGGCCGGCATCTCCTGGGGCTCATCAGCGACGTGATCGACATCGCCAAGATCGAGGCGGGCAAGGCCCAGCCCTACGTGGAGCGTTTCGACCTGGGCGACCTGGTCGTGGAGGCCGCGGAACAGATTCGTCCCGAGGCGGAGAGAAAGGGACTCGAACTGACCATCGATGCGCCCGGGGACGTCGTCATCGCCTCCGATCGGCGCCGGCTGATGCAATGCCTGCTGAATTACCTGGGCAACGCGATGAAATATACTCAACACGGCGGCATCACGATCCGGGCGCAGGCGCCGGCCGAGGGCGGCGAAATCGAAATCGCGGTGACCGACTCCGGGGTCGGCATCGATCCGGGGGACCAGCCCCGGCTGTTCCAGCAGTTCTCCCGCGTCGACTCGGAGATCACCCGCCGCACCCATGGCACCGGGCTGGGACTCTACCTGACCCGCAAGCTGGCGACTGATGTCCTCGGCGGCCGGGTGTCCGTGGAGAGCCGGCCGGGCGAGGGCAGCACCTTCCGCCTGCATCTGCCCAGGGAGCTGAAGACATGAAACGGGTGCTCATCATCGAGGACGATGACAACAACTACGTCCTCATTTCCGATCTCCTGACCCATGCCGGCTTCACCACCCAAAGGGCCGGGACCGGGGAGGAGGGGGTGCGGATGGCCCTCGAGGAGAACCCGTACCTGGTGCTGCTGGATATCCAGCTGCCGGACATCGACGGCTACGAAGTCCTGAGGCGCATCCGGGATTCGCAACCGGACGGCGCGATGCCAATCATCGCCGTCACCTCCTACGCCATGAGCGGTGATCGCGAGCGCCTGCTGGCCGCCGGCTGCAACGGCTACATCGAGAAGCCCATCGACCCCCTGCGCGTCGTCCGTCAGATCCGGGACATTGCGGGAGTGGCCCCATGAAGGTGCTGATCGCCGACGACCAGGCCGACGCCCGGATGCTGCTCCACGACCTGCTGGAGAGCCGTGGCCACGAAGTGCTCCAGGCGGAGGACGGCGAGGCGGCGCTCGGGATGGCCCGGCGGGAGCACCCGGACCTGGTGATCTCGGACGTCCTCATGCCGCGCATGGACGGCTACGAGCTGTGCCGGCACATCAAGACCGATCCCGAGCTCAGCCGGACCGCCTTCGTGTTCTACAGCGCCACCTTCGTGGAGCCGGCGGATGAGCGCCTGGCCCGGGAGCTGGGAGCCTCCCGCTTCATCCGCCTGCCCATCGAGCCCGATGACTTCATGGCCATCATCGACTCGGTCATGGACGAGTGGCGTTCCGTCCCGCAATCCCCTCCGGCACAAATTTCCGGGCTGGTCACCGAGCTGCAGTTGCGCCACGACCGGCGCCTGTCCGACAAGCTGCTGCAGAAATACCAGGAGCTGGAAACGCTGCAGCACTCCCTCACCACCCTGCTCGGCAACCTGCCCGGCATGGTCTACCGCTGTCGCAACGATACCGACTGGACCATGGAGTTCGTGAGCGAGCGCTGCCAGGCCCTCACCGGCTACCCACCCGAGTCCCTGCTGGGCAACCGCGATGTGGCCTATGGCGGGCTGATCCACCCGGACGACCGGGAGCGGATATGGCGGGAGGTGCAGTCGGCGCGCGAGGCGGGCAGTCCGTTCCAGTTCGAGTACCGGATCCGGCACCGGGACGGCGCCCTGCGCTGGGTGTGGGAACAGGGCAGATGCATCCGCCCGGGCGACGGGTCCGCCCTCCTGGAAGGGTATGTCACCGACATCACGGCCCAGCGGCGGGCGGAGGCGGAGCGCAACCGCTTCTTCGAGCTGTCCATCGACCTGCTCTGCATCGCCGGCACCGACGGCCACTTCAGGCAGCTCAATCCCGCCTGGTCGCGCATCCTGGGATGGAGCGAGGGCGAACTGCTGGCCAGGCCGTGGCTGGACTTCGTCCATCCCGAGGATCGGGAGGCCACCGAGCGGGTCCGCGTGGACCTGGCGGATGGCAGGGAGATCTTTTCCTTCGAGAACCGTTATCGCCACCGTGACGGCGGCTACCGCTGGCTGAGCTGGAACTCCATGCCCCTGCCCGAGGAGGGACTGCTGTTCGGCGTGGCCCGCGACGTGACGGAGCGCATCGAGTCGGAACGGCAGCTGAAACGGCTCAACCGGGCCCTGCACACCCTGAGCGCCGGCAACCGGGCGCTGGTCCATTTCAGCGACGAGACCCTGCTGCTGAACGAGATGTGCCGGGTCGCCGTGAAGGAAGGCGGCTATCTCATAGCCTGGGTGGGCTATGCCATGGAGGACGAAGGGAAATCCATCCGGCCGATAGCCCAGTACGGCGTTTACGACGATTATCTCGACGAGCTGCACCTGTCCTGGGCCGACAACGAGGACGGGCGCGGACCCGCCGGCCGGGCCATCCGCGAGCGGGAAACCCAGGTGGTGCAGGACATCCAGACCGACCCCGCCATGGCGCGGTGGCGCGAGCATGCCGCGAGCCACGGCTACGTCTCGCTGATCGCACTGCCTCTTTCCAGCAAGGCGCGGACCTTCGGAGTACTGATCATCTACGGAACCGAAGCGGGCATGTTCCTGCCCGAAGAGGTGCTGATGCTGGAGGAGCTCGCGGATGATCTGGCCTACGGCATCACCTCGAACCGTACCCAGGCGGAAAAGATCGAGGCCGAAACCCGCCTGCAGGAGTCCCTGGTCCAGACCATCCAGGCCATCGCCATGACGGTCGAGAAGCGGGACCCCTACACCGCCGGCCACCAGAACCGGGTAGCCCAGCTGGCGGCCGCCATCGCCGCCGAGATGCAACTGCCGGAGATCCAGGTCAACGGCATCCGCCTCGGGGCGATGATTCACGACATCGGCAAGATCTATGTCCCCTCCGAGATCCTCAACCGGCCCGGACGACTCTCCCCCCACGAGTTCGAGATCATCAAGACCCATCCGGACGTGGGCTACGACATCATCAAGGACGCCCGCTTCCCCTGGCCCATCGCGCAGATGATTCACCAGCACCACGAGCGGCTGGACGGATCCGGCTACCCCCAGGGCCTGAAGGGCGACGAGATCCTGCTGGAGGCGAAGATCATGGCGGTGGCGGACGTGGTGGAGGCGATTACGGCGCACCGCCCCTACCGTCCGGCCATGGGACTGGACAAGGCGCTGGAGGAGATCAGCGCGAAGCGTGGCACCGGTTTCATGCCGGAGGCCGTGGACGCCTGCGTCCGCCTCGTCAGGGAGGGACGGTTCACGTTCTCCTGAGCCGGGCCTCTCCCCACAACCCCCGGAGCACGCCATGGATACGACAGACTTCACCGGCACCTGGAAGCTCGTCTCGTTCGAGGCCCGGCGCTCGGACGGCGAGGTCCTCCACCCGATGGGCCGGGAACCGATCGGCCGCATCGTCTACGACGCGAAGGGGAACATGGCGGTCGTCCTCTCGCGCCCGGACCGCCCGCTTCTCTCCGGACCCGACAAGACCCGCGCGTCGCTCGAGGAGAAGGGCGCGGCGCTCGACAGCTTCGAAGCCTACTTCGGCACCTACACCGTCGACGCGACGCGGCGGGTGGTGACCCACCACGTGGAAGGCGCGCTGTTCCCGAACTGGGCAGGCACGTCGCAGGAGCGGTTCTACGCCTTCGCGGGCGACCGGCTCACCCTCAGTACGGCGCCCATGGCGTACGGCGGCGGCACGATGACGGGCGTGCTGGTGTGGGAGCGCCTCTGAGGCCCGCACGCCCGGCCGGCGGGGAGCCCCGGAGATCCCCGGCCGGGTTTTGAACTCGCCCGGGAATGGGGCTATGTTCATCTGACCGGCGCCACAGGGATGTTCGCCCAGGCCGCACCGGCCATCCGGCCTCCCTGATTGAATGCATCCGGCGGATGCGCCCGGCGCGCACCCGGCCCCGGGACTGCGCCCATGCATCCCCGGCCCGCTGTCAAGCCGCGAGCGGACCGGCCGGACGCGGGACAGACGCCGCGGCGGCTCGACTGTTTACACAGCCTGGAAGGCGGAGGTGGACATGCCCAAGGAAGCGACAGTGAGAACCCTGATTGCCGGCTGGAACGCCTACCGTGGCGCACTCTCCGGCTCCAGCCGCTACTGCCAGCTCAAGAACGACCTCTACTGCGTCAGGAACCCGGGCTTCAACCGCTGCCCGGCCCTGTCGGCCTGGCCGCCCCACCTGGTCAACCCCGACGACGAGATCATGGCCGCCGTGGAGCACTACTTCCTCTCCCGCTGCTGGGTCGGCACCGGCCAGTTCCCCGCCTGGCAGATGCGCCTGATGC harbors:
- a CDS encoding ATP-binding protein, whose translation is MGVFTGLLHNATLLISLAMLHSLVLSRLPVDTPTRRLVSGLLFGTAAVLGMTQSVQLLPGVVFDGRSVVLSMAGLFGGPTVAAITTVMSVAYRILLGGAGMSVGTGVIITSAAIGVLGHILRSRGRLELGPASLFLIGIIVHLGVLAWMLALPEPIRWQVLKAISLPMMLTFPLATLLFGALLLLVENSNRSIAALRDAHENLERQVEERTAELARANEHLLELDRLKSLFIASMSHELRTPLNSIIGFTGMMLQEIPGPINARQRDYLERVSGSGRHLLGLISDVIDIAKIEAGKAQPYVERFDLGDLVVEAAEQIRPEAERKGLELTIDAPGDVVIASDRRRLMQCLLNYLGNAMKYTQHGGITIRAQAPAEGGEIEIAVTDSGVGIDPGDQPRLFQQFSRVDSEITRRTHGTGLGLYLTRKLATDVLGGRVSVESRPGEGSTFRLHLPRELKT
- a CDS encoding response regulator gives rise to the protein MKRVLIIEDDDNNYVLISDLLTHAGFTTQRAGTGEEGVRMALEENPYLVLLDIQLPDIDGYEVLRRIRDSQPDGAMPIIAVTSYAMSGDRERLLAAGCNGYIEKPIDPLRVVRQIRDIAGVAP
- a CDS encoding PAS domain-containing protein is translated as MKVLIADDQADARMLLHDLLESRGHEVLQAEDGEAALGMARREHPDLVISDVLMPRMDGYELCRHIKTDPELSRTAFVFYSATFVEPADERLARELGASRFIRLPIEPDDFMAIIDSVMDEWRSVPQSPPAQISGLVTELQLRHDRRLSDKLLQKYQELETLQHSLTTLLGNLPGMVYRCRNDTDWTMEFVSERCQALTGYPPESLLGNRDVAYGGLIHPDDRERIWREVQSAREAGSPFQFEYRIRHRDGALRWVWEQGRCIRPGDGSALLEGYVTDITAQRRAEAERNRFFELSIDLLCIAGTDGHFRQLNPAWSRILGWSEGELLARPWLDFVHPEDREATERVRVDLADGREIFSFENRYRHRDGGYRWLSWNSMPLPEEGLLFGVARDVTERIESERQLKRLNRALHTLSAGNRALVHFSDETLLLNEMCRVAVKEGGYLIAWVGYAMEDEGKSIRPIAQYGVYDDYLDELHLSWADNEDGRGPAGRAIRERETQVVQDIQTDPAMARWREHAASHGYVSLIALPLSSKARTFGVLIIYGTEAGMFLPEEVLMLEELADDLAYGITSNRTQAEKIEAETRLQESLVQTIQAIAMTVEKRDPYTAGHQNRVAQLAAAIAAEMQLPEIQVNGIRLGAMIHDIGKIYVPSEILNRPGRLSPHEFEIIKTHPDVGYDIIKDARFPWPIAQMIHQHHERLDGSGYPQGLKGDEILLEAKIMAVADVVEAITAHRPYRPAMGLDKALEEISAKRGTGFMPEAVDACVRLVREGRFTFS
- a CDS encoding lipocalin-like domain-containing protein, with the protein product MDTTDFTGTWKLVSFEARRSDGEVLHPMGREPIGRIVYDAKGNMAVVLSRPDRPLLSGPDKTRASLEEKGAALDSFEAYFGTYTVDATRRVVTHHVEGALFPNWAGTSQERFYAFAGDRLTLSTAPMAYGGGTMTGVLVWERL